In the Desulfomicrobium apsheronum genome, one interval contains:
- a CDS encoding branched-chain amino acid ABC transporter permease → MAYRKDMIWLAVFFGLLMLAPALLPNNYYLTILILGCLHAMNAVGLCLLVGHAGQISLGHAGFYGLGAYTSSYLSTTVDLSVGLSMLSGVALTVVVSILVGLPSLKLKGHYLAMATLGFGIILSILFTETVDITGGPSGFVGIPRLSFFGFELRKDVALYRAVAVMLCLIVWLAFNLLHSRVGRALRALHTSERAAEAMGVDIARYKLLVFVLSAAFSSIAGVLYAHYLTFIAPSSFGFMFSVELIVMVVLGGMISVPGAIVGAFFVTVLPEFLRAFENIEVLLFGAILILCMMFLPDGMAGGWNRLWSWGKARLSGVTHG, encoded by the coding sequence GTGGCGTATCGAAAGGACATGATCTGGCTGGCGGTTTTCTTCGGACTGCTGATGCTGGCGCCGGCGCTGCTGCCGAACAACTATTATCTGACCATCCTCATCCTGGGATGCCTGCATGCCATGAACGCCGTGGGTCTGTGCCTGCTGGTCGGGCATGCCGGACAGATTTCCCTGGGACATGCCGGTTTCTATGGCCTGGGCGCGTACACAAGCTCCTATCTGAGCACTACCGTGGACCTGTCGGTCGGTCTGTCCATGCTCTCGGGCGTGGCCCTGACCGTGGTGGTCAGCATTCTGGTGGGGCTGCCGTCCCTGAAGCTCAAGGGGCACTATCTGGCCATGGCCACTTTGGGATTCGGCATCATTCTTTCCATCCTCTTCACCGAGACCGTGGACATAACCGGTGGTCCGTCCGGTTTTGTGGGCATTCCGCGCCTGTCCTTTTTCGGTTTTGAGCTGCGCAAGGATGTGGCCCTTTACCGCGCCGTGGCGGTGATGCTGTGCCTCATTGTCTGGCTGGCCTTCAACCTGCTGCACAGCCGCGTCGGCCGGGCCCTGCGCGCCCTGCACACATCGGAGAGGGCGGCCGAGGCCATGGGTGTGGATATCGCGCGATACAAACTCCTCGTCTTTGTCCTTTCCGCCGCCTTTTCGAGTATCGCCGGAGTGCTCTATGCGCACTACCTGACTTTTATCGCCCCTTCGTCCTTTGGTTTCATGTTTTCCGTGGAGCTGATCGTCATGGTTGTGCTGGGTGGCATGATCAGCGTGCCGGGAGCCATCGTGGGCGCTTTTTTCGTCACCGTTCTGCCCGAATTCCTGCGCGCCTTCGAGAATATCGAGGTTTTGCTTTTCGGAGCCATCCTGATCCTGTGCATGATGTTCCTGCCCGACGGCATGGCGGGGGGATGGAACAGGCTGTGGTCCTGGGGCAAGGCGCGTCTTTCGGGGGTTACCCATGGATAG
- a CDS encoding branched-chain amino acid ABC transporter permease, with protein sequence MDPSSLLQYLITGLTLGSTYGLTALGFTIIFNTTGVINFAQGEFVMLGGMMSVYFMHSLGFGEPAAVVLAVLGATMAGALVERLAIRPVRDCPAINLIIITIGVSIFIRGLAMLLWGKDTHVLEPFSGNQPIMFLGAAIMPQAIWVLVISLFLLGALKMFFSGTIHGKAMLACSFDSKAASLVGIGVQRMVLLSFMISALVGAVGGVILAPITMTSYDVGIMLGLKGFAACILGGLGNPFGAAAGGVILGVLESFGAGFVSSAYKDALAFVILLILLFVKPSGLFGLKDSKRV encoded by the coding sequence ATGGATCCATCCAGCCTGCTGCAATATCTGATCACGGGGCTCACGCTGGGCAGTACCTACGGGCTCACTGCCTTGGGTTTCACCATCATCTTCAACACCACCGGCGTGATCAATTTCGCCCAGGGTGAATTTGTCATGCTCGGCGGGATGATGAGTGTCTACTTCATGCACTCCCTTGGTTTCGGTGAGCCTGCGGCAGTGGTGCTGGCCGTTCTCGGGGCGACCATGGCCGGTGCCCTGGTGGAGCGCCTGGCCATCCGGCCGGTGCGGGACTGTCCAGCCATCAACCTGATCATCATCACCATCGGCGTTTCGATTTTCATTCGTGGCTTGGCCATGCTGCTTTGGGGCAAGGACACTCACGTTCTCGAACCTTTTTCCGGAAATCAGCCGATCATGTTCCTTGGGGCCGCCATCATGCCGCAGGCCATCTGGGTCCTGGTCATAAGCCTTTTTCTGCTCGGCGCCCTGAAGATGTTTTTCTCCGGGACCATCCACGGCAAGGCCATGTTGGCCTGTTCCTTTGATTCCAAGGCAGCCTCTCTGGTCGGCATCGGCGTGCAGCGCATGGTGCTTCTGTCGTTCATGATCTCCGCCCTGGTCGGTGCCGTAGGCGGCGTGATTCTGGCTCCCATCACCATGACTTCCTATGACGTCGGCATCATGCTCGGCCTCAAGGGGTTCGCGGCCTGCATTCTGGGGGGGCTTGGCAATCCTTTCGGGGCAGCGGCCGGGGGCGTCATTCTCGGTGTGCTGGAATCGTTTGGGGCAGGGTTTGTGTCCTCGGCCTACAAGGACGCGCTGGCCTTCGTCATTTTGCTGATTCTTCTTTTCGTCAAACCTTCCGGCCTGTTCGGCCTCAAAGACTCCAAAAGGGTGTGA
- the rpsT gene encoding 30S ribosomal protein S20 — MANHKSALKRHRQSLKARERNRMMKTRVKNATKALHAAIESNDNEAVANALKNVTSILDKAASKKIVHWRTAARKISRLSVASNKI; from the coding sequence TTGGCCAATCACAAGTCTGCCCTGAAGAGACACCGCCAGAGCCTGAAGGCTCGCGAGCGCAACAGAATGATGAAAACTCGGGTGAAGAACGCCACAAAGGCTTTGCATGCAGCCATCGAGTCCAACGACAACGAAGCCGTCGCAAACGCCCTGAAGAACGTCACCTCCATTCTGGACAAGGCCGCGAGCAAGAAGATCGTGCACTGGCGTACCGCAGCCAGAAAGATTTCCAGGCTCTCCGTGGCCTCGAACAAAATCTAG
- a CDS encoding integrase core domain-containing protein → LRMDNGPELISVLLADWAEKNGVELEFIQPGKPTQNSYIERFNRTYREEVLDFYLFKSLTEVKEITENWLRQYNEERPHESLGNLTPAEFLMKNSPKEVSTFGWH, encoded by the coding sequence CTGAGAATGGACAACGGGCCGGAACTGATTTCCGTGTTGCTGGCTGACTGGGCCGAGAAGAATGGTGTGGAATTGGAGTTCATCCAGCCAGGTAAGCCAACACAGAATTCGTACATTGAACGCTTTAACAGGACCTACAGGGAAGAGGTGCTGGACTTCTATCTGTTCAAATCCCTGACGGAAGTGAAAGAAATTACGGAGAATTGGCTGAGGCAGTACAACGAGGAACGGCCCCATGAATCTCTTGGCAATTTGACCCCGGCAGAGTTCCTCATGAAAAATTCACCCAAGGAAGTCTCTACTTTTGGATGGCACTAA
- a CDS encoding ABC transporter ATP-binding protein — MQPTLLSLKNMDVFYGRIHAVRRATLHVRQGEIVALIGGNGAGKTTMLCTISGLIRPGLGSVIFGEEDLVRRSPEQIVRAGISHVPEGRLVFSPLSVEDNLRLGAYTRPRFRQRAGIAEDLQTMYSMFPVLRERRAQAAGTLSGGEQQMLAIGRALMARPRLLLLDEPGMGLAPLVVKDIFRHIVELRDRLGLTVLLVEQNARSALKIADRGYVLENGRVILQGTADELLANRDVQRAYLGRELDA, encoded by the coding sequence ATGCAGCCAACGCTTCTTTCACTCAAGAACATGGACGTCTTTTACGGCCGCATCCATGCCGTGCGCCGAGCCACTCTGCACGTGCGCCAGGGCGAGATCGTGGCCCTCATCGGCGGTAACGGCGCGGGCAAGACCACCATGCTCTGCACCATCTCTGGACTGATCAGGCCCGGGCTGGGCAGCGTCATTTTTGGCGAAGAGGATCTGGTGCGACGCAGTCCGGAACAGATCGTGCGTGCCGGAATTTCGCATGTGCCCGAGGGGCGGCTCGTGTTCAGCCCGCTCTCCGTCGAGGATAATCTGCGCCTGGGAGCCTATACCCGCCCGCGATTCCGACAACGCGCCGGCATTGCCGAGGATCTTCAGACCATGTACTCCATGTTCCCCGTCCTGCGCGAGCGCCGCGCCCAGGCCGCCGGGACCCTGTCCGGCGGCGAGCAACAGATGCTGGCCATCGGCAGGGCGCTCATGGCCCGTCCAAGGCTGCTGCTTCTGGACGAGCCGGGCATGGGGCTGGCCCCGCTTGTGGTCAAGGATATTTTTCGTCACATAGTGGAACTGCGCGATCGTCTTGGCCTGACCGTGCTCCTTGTGGAGCAGAATGCCCGCAGCGCACTCAAGATCGCCGACAGGGGGTATGTGCTGGAAAACGGACGGGTCATCCTGCAGGGCACGGCCGATGAGCTGCTTGCCAATCGCGACGTGCAGCGCGCTTATCTGGGCCGCGAGCTGGATGCTTGA
- a CDS encoding ABC transporter substrate-binding protein — MNAAKCVIALVAYLLTCVPAFAADAIKIGAILSVTGPASFLGEPEKNTLVMLQDQLNAAGGVNGQMVEVIVYDDESDVNKCVMAAKKLLDQDQVAVVIGPSISGNTLAISKFFSSAEVPLVSCAAAEKIVRPVDPWVFNTPQLDRHAVTRILQDAKAKGYSRLAILTVSDGYGQAGRSVLKELIPAQGFELAADEVYGPKDTDMTAQLTKIKGAAADAIICWGTNPGPAVVARNRVQLGLTVPLYMSHGVASNKFIELAGEAAEGLVLPAGRLVAVEQVPADHPQKAVLEAYVEGYAKAYGTQISSFGGYAHDAFALVMEAIAKGDSAKSTDIRDNLEKISGFAGTSGVYTYSPENHNGLDESAFIMVTIENGAWKALN; from the coding sequence ATGAACGCGGCAAAATGTGTCATTGCGCTTGTCGCCTATCTGTTGACTTGCGTTCCGGCCTTTGCGGCCGATGCGATTAAGATCGGCGCCATCCTTTCCGTGACCGGTCCGGCGTCCTTCCTGGGCGAACCCGAAAAAAACACGCTGGTCATGCTTCAGGATCAACTTAACGCCGCCGGCGGGGTGAACGGACAGATGGTCGAAGTCATCGTTTACGACGATGAATCGGATGTGAACAAGTGCGTCATGGCTGCCAAGAAGCTGCTCGATCAGGATCAGGTGGCCGTGGTCATCGGTCCCAGCATTTCCGGCAACACCTTGGCTATCTCCAAGTTTTTTTCTTCCGCCGAGGTGCCGCTGGTTTCCTGCGCCGCCGCCGAGAAAATCGTGCGCCCGGTTGATCCGTGGGTGTTCAATACGCCGCAGCTGGATCGCCACGCCGTGACCAGAATTCTCCAGGATGCCAAGGCCAAAGGGTACTCTAGGCTCGCCATCCTGACCGTATCCGACGGCTATGGCCAGGCCGGGCGCAGCGTTCTGAAGGAACTCATCCCAGCGCAAGGATTCGAGCTTGCCGCCGATGAGGTCTATGGACCCAAAGACACCGACATGACCGCGCAGTTGACCAAGATCAAGGGTGCGGCCGCCGACGCCATCATTTGCTGGGGCACCAATCCCGGCCCGGCCGTGGTCGCCCGTAACCGTGTCCAGCTGGGCCTGACCGTGCCTCTGTACATGAGCCACGGTGTGGCCTCGAACAAGTTCATCGAGCTTGCCGGGGAAGCCGCCGAAGGGCTTGTACTGCCCGCTGGTCGCCTGGTGGCGGTGGAGCAGGTCCCGGCCGATCACCCACAAAAAGCTGTGCTTGAAGCCTATGTGGAGGGATACGCCAAAGCCTACGGCACCCAGATTTCCTCTTTTGGCGGCTATGCCCATGACGCCTTCGCGCTGGTCATGGAAGCCATCGCCAAGGGAGATTCCGCCAAATCAACCGATATCCGCGACAACCTGGAGAAAATTTCAGGCTTCGCGGGCACCTCGGGAGTGTATACCTATTCACCCGAGAATCATAACGGCCTAGACGAGTCTGCGTTCATTATGGTGACCATCGAAAATGGCGCCTGGAAGGCTCTGAACTAA
- a CDS encoding ABC transporter ATP-binding protein: MDSAILGCSGICVRFGGVQALADIHFEAMRDEITAIIGPNGAGKTTLLNAISGMVTPSHGTLTFEGHGITALPAHERAWSGMVRTFQNLEIFSNMTVLENVAMGCHGRLSLPAWHSLLRTPKSRRLEDEVRREALEALDFVGMSDLASATAKDLAFGKQRLLELARALAARPKLLLLDEPAAGLNIAETQVLADLIMRIRDTYNLSVILVEHDMELVMRISDSILVLCFGQTISRGTPAQVQKDPKVIAAYLGGDED; encoded by the coding sequence ATGGATAGCGCGATTCTTGGGTGCAGCGGCATCTGCGTGCGCTTTGGAGGGGTTCAGGCCCTGGCGGATATTCATTTTGAGGCCATGCGCGACGAGATCACGGCCATCATCGGTCCCAACGGAGCGGGCAAGACAACGCTCCTCAATGCCATCTCCGGCATGGTCACCCCAAGCCATGGCACCCTGACCTTCGAGGGGCATGGTATCACGGCCCTTCCGGCGCACGAAAGGGCCTGGAGCGGAATGGTGCGCACCTTTCAGAATCTGGAGATTTTTTCCAACATGACGGTGCTTGAGAATGTGGCCATGGGCTGCCACGGGCGACTGTCCCTGCCTGCCTGGCACAGCCTGCTGCGCACGCCGAAATCGAGACGTCTGGAAGATGAGGTCCGCCGCGAAGCCCTGGAAGCGCTTGATTTCGTGGGCATGTCCGACCTGGCTTCGGCCACGGCCAAGGATCTGGCCTTCGGCAAGCAGCGACTGCTCGAACTGGCTCGCGCGCTGGCGGCGCGCCCAAAGCTCCTGCTGCTCGATGAACCGGCGGCCGGGCTCAACATAGCCGAAACCCAGGTCCTGGCCGACCTGATCATGCGCATTCGAGACACCTACAATCTGTCCGTCATCCTGGTCGAGCATGACATGGAGCTTGTGATGCGCATCAGCGACTCCATCCTGGTGCTGTGTTTCGGACAGACCATCAGTCGCGGCACCCCGGCCCAGGTTCAGAAGGACCCCAAGGTCATCGCCGCGTATCTGGGCGGAGACGAGGACTGA
- a CDS encoding phenylacetate--CoA ligase family protein, translating into MYWQSEYECMERGELELLQLERLQATLNRVARNVPLYRKRFAELGIDPYDVQSLEDVKRLPFTTKEDLLQNYPYGLFAVPLRDVVRMQASTGTTGKPTVVGYTSGDVRRWSELAARILTAGGVTKDDAVQIAFNYGLFTGAFGVHSGAELIGASVIPSSGGDARRQISIMQDYRTTALVCTPSYALHLADTLDEMGVNKTALSLRFGLFGSEPWTEETRREIESRLGIQATDNYGLSEITGVAGECLERAGLHINEDHFLAEIVDPDTGEVLPAGAKGELVLTTLTKEAFPLIRFRTGDLTTLIDAPCPCGRTLKRMTRIPGRSDDMLIIHGVNVFPAQIEAVIADTGLTDPHYQIVLDRVGHMDLATIMLEAPESFCTDSIKKSQRILENVRIRLQTELGVAFEVRLVEPRTIERVNGGRIVDRRKM; encoded by the coding sequence ATGTACTGGCAAAGCGAGTATGAATGCATGGAGCGTGGCGAGCTGGAGCTTTTGCAGCTTGAGCGGTTGCAGGCCACCTTGAACCGCGTGGCGCGCAACGTGCCGCTGTATCGCAAGCGCTTCGCGGAGCTTGGTATCGACCCTTACGACGTGCAGTCCCTTGAGGATGTGAAGCGGCTGCCCTTCACCACCAAGGAAGATCTGCTGCAAAACTATCCGTACGGCCTTTTTGCCGTGCCCCTGCGCGATGTCGTTCGTATGCAGGCTTCTACGGGCACCACCGGCAAACCCACGGTGGTGGGATACACCTCCGGGGATGTGCGTCGCTGGTCCGAGCTGGCGGCACGGATCCTCACGGCGGGCGGGGTGACCAAGGATGACGCCGTGCAGATCGCCTTCAATTACGGTCTTTTCACCGGCGCTTTCGGCGTCCATTCCGGGGCGGAGCTGATCGGCGCATCGGTTATCCCCAGCTCCGGAGGGGACGCCAGACGCCAGATTTCCATCATGCAGGATTACCGGACCACGGCCCTGGTCTGCACTCCCAGTTATGCCCTGCACCTTGCCGATACTCTGGATGAGATGGGCGTCAACAAGACCGCGCTCAGTCTGCGCTTCGGCCTTTTCGGTTCTGAGCCTTGGACCGAAGAGACCCGCCGGGAAATCGAGAGCCGGTTGGGTATTCAGGCTACGGACAATTACGGCTTGAGCGAAATAACGGGCGTGGCGGGGGAGTGTCTTGAGCGGGCCGGTTTGCACATCAACGAGGATCATTTCCTGGCCGAGATCGTGGACCCGGACACCGGCGAGGTCCTTCCCGCAGGCGCAAAGGGCGAGCTGGTCCTGACCACTTTGACCAAGGAAGCCTTTCCCCTGATTCGTTTCCGAACCGGGGACCTGACCACGCTCATCGACGCGCCCTGCCCCTGCGGCCGGACGTTAAAACGCATGACCCGCATTCCGGGCCGCAGCGACGATATGCTCATCATTCACGGCGTAAACGTCTTCCCGGCCCAGATCGAGGCGGTCATCGCCGACACGGGCCTGACCGATCCTCACTATCAGATCGTACTGGACCGGGTCGGACATATGGACCTGGCCACCATCATGCTCGAAGCCCCGGAATCCTTTTGCACTGACTCCATCAAAAAATCACAGCGCATCCTCGAAAACGTGCGCATCCGTCTGCAAACAGAACTGGGCGTTGCATTTGAGGTTCGATTGGTGGAACCGAGGACCATCGAAAGAGTCAACGGAGGCCGGATCGTGGATCGTCGTAAAATGTAA